The genomic segment CCCCTTCTGTTCCCACCGCCCACACCCTGCCTCAGTCGTCCGCCGCCCCCGCCACCGTCCCCGTGTTCGTCACGCCGGGCAGGGCCGCCTCCGCTATGGGCTTTTTCAGGAGGCCCAGGAGCGCGGTGCTGAGGACCGTCCCCGCCACGATGGCGACGATGTACATGGGCAGGTGGGTCACGGCGTTGGGGATGAACAGCACGAAGACGCCGCCGTGCGGGGCGCGGAGCTGCACCCCCGCCGCCATGCTGATCGCCCCGGCGACCGCCGAGCCCACCATCAGGGAGGGGATCACGCGCAGCGGATCGCGGGCGGCGAAGGGAATGGCGCCTTCCGTGATGAAGGAAAGGCCCAGCACCCCGGCGGCCTTTCCGGCCTCGCGCTCGTCGGCGGTGAAGCGGTTCTTGAAGACGAGGGTGGCGAGGAAGAGGGCGAGCGGGGGCGTCATGCCCGCAGCCATCGCGGCGGCGATGGGGCCGTAGACCTCCGAGCCCAGCAGGCCGGTCGAGAAGGTGTAGGCGGCCTTGTTGATCGGCCCGCCCATGTCGAAGGCCATCATCGCGCCGATCACGGCCCCGAGCACGCCCGCCGAGGTGTCGCCCAGGCCGCGCAGCCAGTTCGTCGCGGCGGTCAGGGCGGCGGCGACCGGGCGCCCCACCACGTAGATCATCAGCAGGCCCGTGATCGCCGTGCCCAACAACGGCAGCAGCAGCGTGGGCTTGAGGCCCTCCAGCGTGCGGGGGAGCTTGATCCCGCGGTTGAGCGTGCGGGTCACGTACCCCGCCAGGAATCCGGCGATGATGCCCCCCAGGAAGCCGCTGCCGCCCCCCAGCGCGAGCAACCCGCCGATCATCCCCGGCGCGAGCCCCGGACGGTCCGCGATGGAGTAGGCGATGTATCCGGCGAGCACGGGGATAAAGAGGCCGAAGGCCCCTGTCCCGCCCCCGATCTGGCTCAGCGCCGCCCCGAAGGTGCCCGGCGCCGGGTTGATGCCCCCGAAGGCGAAGGCCAGCGCGATCAGCAGCCCGCCCGCCACCACGAAGGGCAGCATGTGCGACACGCCGGTCATCAGGTGCTTGTAGGCGCTCGGGACGCCCGCATTCTTGGCGGCCTTAGCGGCACTCGCCTGCGACACGAAGTCGGTGCCGCCCTGGGCGCCCGCGACCGCCAGGCCCGCCGCCGTGCCGTACACGGGCGCTTCGGCCAGGGCGCGCTGCACCAGGGCCTGCCCGTTCTGGATGGCGGGCTTGGTGCCGGTCTGGAAGACGCGCTTGCCCTGGAAGCGCGAGAGGTCCACGTTCGTGTCGGCGGCGATGATCACGAGGTCGGCGCCCGCGACGTCCTGCGCGGTGAGCTGGTTTCCGGCTCCCACGCTGCCCTGCGTCTCCACCTTGGCGGTGTAGCCCAGCGCCTTCGCCCCGTTCTCCAACCCCTCGGCGGCCATGAAGGTGTGCGCGATGCCGGTCGGGCAGGCGGTGATGCCCACGATGCTGAGAGGTCGGCCCGCGTCGGTGGTGGGGGCGGAGGGGGCCGGGGTGGGGGAGACGGCGCCCGCTGTCGGCGTCGTGGGGGCGGTGACGGTCTGAACGGCTGGAGCCGTCGCTGTGCCCGCCTCGCCCGCGCCCACCGCCTGGGAGATCAGGCCCGCCGCGCCCCGGATGGCGTCCCCGGTGCTCGCGCGAATGATGCGTTTCCCGGCGAAACGGGATTCGTCCACGTTCACGTCGGCGGCGAGGATCACCGCGTCGGCGTCCGCGATCTCCTGCGGGGTCAGGGCGTCCCCCGCCCCCACGCTGCCCTGGGTCTCCGCGCGCAGGGTGTGTCCTGCCGCCTGCGCCGCGCGCCGCAGCGCCTCGGCGGCCATGAAGGTATGGGCGATGCCGGTCGGGCACGCCGTGACTGCCACGAGTCTTGCCATGTCTGCGCCTCCTCTGAGGGCTGGGAATCCCGGGTGATGCGGTCCGAAGGGGAAGGGGCGGCCACGGAGGCGCCAGGCTCAGGCGTCTTGCCTCATCGGCTCCCTCCAGTTCACCGTCTCCACCACGACCCGCGCGGCAAAGGCATCCAGTTCGGCCCGCGGCGGCAGGTGCGCCCCCAGCCGGGTGATCGCCCCCAGGCTGAAGGCCGTCGCCCGCCGGGCCGCGTCCGCCAGGGACAGCCCCTCGGCGCGGGCGCAGACCAGCCCCGAGACCATCGCGTCCCCCGCCCC from the Deinococcus planocerae genome contains:
- a CDS encoding PTS fructose-like transporter subunit IIB → MARLVAVTACPTGIAHTFMAAEALRRAAQAAGHTLRAETQGSVGAGDALTPQEIADADAVILAADVNVDESRFAGKRIIRASTGDAIRGAAGLISQAVGAGEAGTATAPAVQTVTAPTTPTAGAVSPTPAPSAPTTDAGRPLSIVGITACPTGIAHTFMAAEGLENGAKALGYTAKVETQGSVGAGNQLTAQDVAGADLVIIAADTNVDLSRFQGKRVFQTGTKPAIQNGQALVQRALAEAPVYGTAAGLAVAGAQGGTDFVSQASAAKAAKNAGVPSAYKHLMTGVSHMLPFVVAGGLLIALAFAFGGINPAPGTFGAALSQIGGGTGAFGLFIPVLAGYIAYSIADRPGLAPGMIGGLLALGGGSGFLGGIIAGFLAGYVTRTLNRGIKLPRTLEGLKPTLLLPLLGTAITGLLMIYVVGRPVAAALTAATNWLRGLGDTSAGVLGAVIGAMMAFDMGGPINKAAYTFSTGLLGSEVYGPIAAAMAAGMTPPLALFLATLVFKNRFTADEREAGKAAGVLGLSFITEGAIPFAARDPLRVIPSLMVGSAVAGAISMAAGVQLRAPHGGVFVLFIPNAVTHLPMYIVAIVAGTVLSTALLGLLKKPIAEAALPGVTNTGTVAGAADD